One Longimicrobium sp. genomic window, CGGAGCGAAGACCGGACGCGCTTCCGGTTGCGCGTCCGCACCTGCGCGCTACCTTCCGGGCCGCAGACGGACCCGTGGACCCCTCTACCGCCAGGACAGGAACGTGAATCAGCCGCGCGTCGGCATCATCATGGGAAGCCGCTCGGACCGCGAGACCATGCAGGAGGCCGCGCGCGTCCTGGACGAGCTGGGGATCGCGTACGAGATGCAGGTCGTCTCCGCGCACCGCACCCCAGACCTGATGTTCCGCTACGCCGAACAGGCCGAGGGCCGTGGCATCCAGGTGATCATCGCCGGGGCCGGCGGCGCCGCGCACCTGCCGGGGATGACGGCCGCGAAGACGGTGCTCCCCGTCATCGGCGTCCCCGTGCTCTCGTCCACCCTCAACGGGCTGGACTCGCTGCTCTCCATCGTCCAGATGCCCAGGGGCGTGCCCGTCGCCACGGTCGCCATCGGCAAGGCGGGCGCGGCCAACGCCGGGCTGCTGGCGGCGCGGATCATCGGCGCCCACGACGCGGGGCTCCGCGACAAGCTCAGGGCGTACGCGGAGCGGATGGCGGAAGATGCGCTGCGCGATCCGGAGGCGGCGCAGTGACGGCGGACGCCACGGCCCCGTTCCTTCCCGGCGCCACGCTGGGGATGGTGGGCGGGGGCCAGCTCGGCCGGATGTTCGCGCTCGAAGCACGGCGGATGGGGTATCAGGTCGTCGTCCTGGACCCGGGGGAGGACACGCCCGCCGCCCAGTTCTGCGACCGGCACGTCCGCGCCCCCTTCGAGGACTTGGACGCCTGCCTGGAGCTGGCCCGCCTCTCCGACGTGGTGACGCTGGAGTGGGAGAACGCGGACGTCGCCACGCTGCGAGAGATGGAGCGCATCGTCCCCGTCCGCCCCGGGCCGGCGGTCCTCGAGGTGGCGCAGCACCGGGTGAAGGAAAAGGACGCGGCCCGCCGGCTGGGCGTGCTGACCGCGGAGTACCGCGCCGTCGGCACCCGCCAGGAGCTGGACGAGGCGCTGCGCGAGATCGGCGCGCCGGCCATCCTGAAGACGGCGCGGATGGGATACGACGGCAAGGGCCAGGCGGTGATCCGCGGCGCGGGCGACGTGGACGAGGCGTGGAACGCGGTTTCGGCGATGGGGAGCGAGTTCATCCTGGAGGCGATGGTCAGCTTCCGTATGGAGGTGTCCGTCATCTGCGCCCGTTCCGCCACGGGGGAAACGGCGTGCTTTCCCGTGGCGGAGAACGAGCACCGCGGCGGCATCCTTCACCTCACCCGCTGCCCCGCCCGCGTGTCGGACGAGATCGCGGCGGAGGCCATGCGCGTCGCCACGGCGCTGGCCGAGGGGCTGGGCGTGGTGGGCCTGCTGGCGGTGGAGATGTTCGTGGACGCGGACGGGCGCATCCTGGTGAACGAGATCGCCCCCCGTCCCCACAACTCCGGCCACCACACGATCGAGGCGTGCGGGGTGTCGCAGTTCGAGCAGCAGCTGCGCGCCGTCTGCGGGCTGCCGCTGGGCTCCCCCGCCCTGCTGCGCCCCGCGGCCATGGTGAACCTGATGGGCGAGGACGCGGGCACGGGGCTGGGCCGGGCGGGCGTCGCCGACGCGCTGCGGGTGCCCGAAACGTCGCTCCACCTGTACGGCAAGGGCGCGGCGCGCCCGGGCCGCAAGATGGGCCACCTGACGTCCCTGGCCGGCGACGTGGACGAAGCGGCCGCGCGGGTGCTGCGGGGCTGGGAAGCCGCCACCCGCCACGGCTGAACACGCCGCCCTTGCGCCCGGGCACCCGGGGCCGCAATTGTAGGAAACGGCTCCGTCATCTGGTTACGCGCAACGCACCCTCCACCGCCGGCAGGTGTTCCCGCCCGGGGACACGGTTGCCGAAGATGTCCCCGGAACGGCACGGTTTGCCGCACCCGGCCCCCTGAAACAAATGCGCCCCAGCGGCGTAAAGACATACATCGGAACGGCTTGCCGACGCGAGGCCCACCTGGCCCGCCGCTTGCCTTGTTTCGAGGTGGGAAACGACCTGCGGAGGAGCCCATGATCCTTCACTGCAATTTCGAAGAGCTGCGTGCGCTGTCCTCGGGAGGCGAGGCCATCGTCACGGCGGCCGAGGCCTCCTCCACGAGCCCGGTCTCCGCGCCGGCCGAAGGCGTGGCACACGTGGAGCTGCTGCTCCCCCGGCTGACGGGCGACTTCAGCATCGACACGCTCGACGAGCAGCGCCGCGTGCGCAGCGCGGTCGGCCTGATCTGCGACGACCTGCGCACGCGGATGGACCAGAA contains:
- the purE gene encoding 5-(carboxyamino)imidazole ribonucleotide mutase; the protein is MGSRSDRETMQEAARVLDELGIAYEMQVVSAHRTPDLMFRYAEQAEGRGIQVIIAGAGGAAHLPGMTAAKTVLPVIGVPVLSSTLNGLDSLLSIVQMPRGVPVATVAIGKAGAANAGLLAARIIGAHDAGLRDKLRAYAERMAEDALRDPEAAQ
- a CDS encoding 5-(carboxyamino)imidazole ribonucleotide synthase: MTADATAPFLPGATLGMVGGGQLGRMFALEARRMGYQVVVLDPGEDTPAAQFCDRHVRAPFEDLDACLELARLSDVVTLEWENADVATLREMERIVPVRPGPAVLEVAQHRVKEKDAARRLGVLTAEYRAVGTRQELDEALREIGAPAILKTARMGYDGKGQAVIRGAGDVDEAWNAVSAMGSEFILEAMVSFRMEVSVICARSATGETACFPVAENEHRGGILHLTRCPARVSDEIAAEAMRVATALAEGLGVVGLLAVEMFVDADGRILVNEIAPRPHNSGHHTIEACGVSQFEQQLRAVCGLPLGSPALLRPAAMVNLMGEDAGTGLGRAGVADALRVPETSLHLYGKGAARPGRKMGHLTSLAGDVDEAAARVLRGWEAATRHG